In Rhodobacter sp. 24-YEA-8, the following are encoded in one genomic region:
- a CDS encoding hybrid-cluster NAD(P)-dependent oxidoreductase, with protein sequence MGRQQLNWSAKPWDDAEHLECAMVVPETPDTATFTFRAPSGAWFDYQPGQFVTLDLPVDPKKGAKGNVQRTYTISSSPSRPLSISVTVKAQATSIGTRWMLDHLKPGMKIKAYGPAGIFSSHRHPAKKYLFISAGSGITPMMSMTTWAWDSGEMPDITFVHAAKRPSEILLKKRLEGFADRVPGLKLRFTVEEPDPFQTWSGYQGRLSQIMLGLMAPDYLEREVFCCGPEPFMQAVRDMLVSLGFDMEHYHQESFGAPVSSEAEAPVIEDVIPDADAGAQITFAASNVTARCSETDTVLAVAKRSGLNIPSGCTFGLCGTCKVKKTAGDVHMVHNGGISDDEIAEGWILACCSNPMGKITVEV encoded by the coding sequence ATGGGAAGGCAACAGCTTAACTGGTCCGCGAAACCCTGGGATGATGCGGAGCATCTTGAATGCGCCATGGTCGTGCCCGAGACGCCGGATACTGCCACCTTCACCTTCCGCGCGCCCTCGGGCGCCTGGTTTGACTATCAGCCGGGCCAGTTCGTGACGCTCGACCTGCCGGTTGATCCGAAAAAGGGCGCGAAGGGCAATGTGCAGCGCACCTATACGATCTCGTCTTCGCCGTCGCGGCCGCTGTCGATCTCGGTCACGGTGAAAGCCCAGGCGACATCCATCGGCACGCGCTGGATGCTCGATCACCTGAAGCCGGGGATGAAGATCAAAGCTTACGGCCCGGCGGGGATTTTCAGCTCGCACCGGCATCCGGCAAAGAAATACCTCTTTATCTCGGCGGGATCAGGCATCACGCCGATGATGTCGATGACGACCTGGGCCTGGGATTCGGGCGAGATGCCCGACATCACCTTCGTCCATGCCGCGAAACGCCCGTCAGAGATCCTGCTGAAGAAACGGCTGGAAGGCTTTGCCGACCGCGTGCCGGGGCTGAAACTCCGGTTCACGGTTGAAGAGCCAGACCCGTTCCAGACCTGGTCCGGCTATCAGGGGCGCCTGTCGCAGATCATGCTGGGCCTGATGGCGCCGGATTATCTGGAGCGCGAGGTCTTCTGCTGCGGGCCGGAGCCCTTCATGCAGGCGGTGCGCGACATGCTGGTCTCGCTTGGCTTCGATATGGAACATTACCATCAGGAGAGCTTTGGCGCCCCGGTAAGTTCCGAAGCCGAGGCGCCGGTGATCGAAGATGTGATCCCGGATGCGGATGCCGGCGCGCAGATCACCTTTGCGGCGTCGAACGTCACCGCGCGCTGCTCCGAGACCGATACGGTGCTGGCCGTCGCGAAACGCTCGGGGCTCAATATCCCCTCGGGCTGCACCTTTGGCCTTTGCGGCACCTGCAAGGTGAAGAAAACCGCAGGTGATGTGCATATGGTCCATAATGGCGGCATCTCGGATGACGAGATTGCCGAGGGCTGGATCCTCGCCTGTTGCTCGAACCCGATGGGCAAGATCACGGTTGAGGTCTGA
- the nrdE gene encoding class 1b ribonucleoside-diphosphate reductase subunit alpha: MLDNGVKPALDYHALNAMLNLYDGEGKIRFDADRMAAKQYFLQHVNQNTVFFHNLDEKLRYLVDEGYYEPDVLDQYSRNFQRQIWDAAYEKKFRFPTFLGAFKYYTSYTLKTRDGQRFLERYEDRVVMVALALARGDEALAMSFMDEILSGRFQPATPTFLNAGKMSRGELISCFLLRLEDNMESIGRSINSALQLSKRGGGVALMLTNLREAGAPIKGIENQSSGVIPVMKLLEDSFSYANQLGARQGAGAVYLNAHHPDILRFLDTKRENADEKIRIKTLSLGVVIPDVTFELAKNNEDMYLFSPHDVQKVYGVPFSEISVTEKYDEMVDDKRIKKKKINAREFFQTIAEIQFESGYPYIMFEDTVNKANPIHGRITMSNLCSEILQVNEASTFHEDLSYDHLGTDISCNLGSLNIAAAMDGPDLGKTVEAAVRALTAVSEMSAIDSVPSIRRGNDESHAIGLGQMNLHGYLAREHVHYGSPEGVEFTSVYFAAVAYHAIRTSNLLAREHGQSFKDFDKSKYADGTFFDKYTGRDWLPVSEKVTELFEGVTLPTREDWEALKADVMASGLYNRNLQAVPPTGSISYINNSTSSIHPIVAKIEIRKEGKIGRVYYPAAFMSNENLEYYRDAYDIGPEAIIDTYAAATEHVDQGLSLTLFFPAEATTRDINKAQIYAWKKGIKTIYYIRLRQTALEGTEVQGCVSCTL, translated from the coding sequence ATGCTCGACAATGGCGTGAAGCCGGCGCTGGACTACCATGCGCTGAACGCAATGCTGAACCTCTATGACGGGGAAGGCAAAATCCGCTTCGACGCCGACCGCATGGCGGCGAAGCAATATTTCCTGCAACATGTGAACCAGAACACGGTCTTCTTCCACAACCTGGATGAAAAACTGCGCTATCTGGTCGATGAGGGCTATTACGAGCCCGATGTGCTGGACCAGTATTCGCGCAATTTCCAGCGCCAGATCTGGGATGCGGCCTATGAGAAGAAGTTCCGTTTCCCGACCTTCCTCGGCGCGTTCAAATATTACACCAGCTACACGCTGAAGACCCGCGACGGTCAGCGCTTCCTTGAGCGTTACGAGGATCGCGTGGTCATGGTCGCGCTGGCGCTCGCGCGTGGCGATGAGGCGCTGGCGATGTCCTTCATGGACGAGATCCTTTCGGGCCGCTTCCAGCCCGCAACGCCGACCTTCCTGAACGCAGGAAAAATGTCGCGCGGCGAGCTGATCTCGTGCTTCCTGCTGCGGCTTGAAGACAATATGGAGTCGATTGGCCGTTCGATTAACTCCGCCCTGCAGCTGTCGAAACGCGGCGGTGGCGTGGCCTTGATGCTGACGAACCTGCGTGAGGCCGGAGCGCCGATCAAAGGGATCGAGAACCAGTCCTCGGGCGTCATTCCGGTGATGAAGCTCCTGGAGGATTCCTTCTCCTACGCGAACCAGCTGGGCGCGCGTCAGGGGGCGGGCGCGGTCTATCTGAACGCCCACCACCCCGATATCCTGCGTTTCCTCGACACCAAGCGCGAGAATGCCGACGAGAAAATCCGCATCAAGACGCTGTCGCTTGGCGTGGTGATCCCGGATGTCACGTTCGAGCTCGCGAAGAACAACGAGGATATGTATCTCTTCTCGCCGCATGATGTGCAGAAGGTCTACGGCGTCCCCTTCTCGGAAATCTCGGTCACCGAGAAATATGACGAGATGGTCGATGACAAGCGGATCAAGAAGAAGAAGATCAACGCGCGGGAATTCTTCCAGACCATCGCCGAGATCCAGTTCGAGAGCGGCTACCCTTACATCATGTTCGAAGACACGGTGAACAAGGCGAACCCGATCCACGGGCGCATCACCATGTCGAACCTCTGCTCGGAAATCCTGCAGGTGAACGAGGCGTCCACCTTCCACGAGGATCTGAGCTATGATCACCTTGGCACGGATATTTCCTGCAATCTCGGCTCGCTGAATATTGCGGCAGCAATGGACGGCCCGGATCTGGGCAAGACCGTCGAAGCGGCCGTGCGCGCCCTGACCGCCGTGTCGGAAATGTCGGCGATTGACTCGGTCCCGTCGATCCGCCGCGGCAATGATGAAAGCCATGCCATCGGGCTGGGCCAGATGAACCTGCATGGCTATCTGGCGCGTGAGCATGTGCATTACGGCTCGCCCGAAGGTGTCGAATTCACCAGCGTGTATTTTGCCGCTGTCGCCTATCACGCGATCCGCACCTCGAACCTGCTGGCGCGCGAGCATGGGCAGAGTTTCAAAGACTTCGACAAGTCGAAATATGCCGATGGCACTTTTTTTGACAAATATACCGGCCGCGACTGGCTGCCGGTGTCGGAGAAAGTCACCGAACTGTTTGAGGGTGTGACGCTGCCGACCCGTGAAGACTGGGAAGCGCTGAAAGCCGATGTCATGGCGAGCGGGCTTTACAACCGCAACCTCCAGGCCGTGCCGCCGACCGGGTCGATTTCGTATATCAACAACTCGACCTCTTCGATCCATCCGATCGTGGCGAAAATTGAGATCCGCAAGGAAGGCAAGATCGGGCGCGTCTATTACCCGGCGGCCTTCATGTCGAATGAGAACCTGGAATATTACCGCGATGCCTATGACATCGGGCCGGAAGCGATCATCGACACCTATGCGGCGGCGACGGAACATGTCGATCAGGGCCTGTCGCTGACGCTGTTCTTCCCGGCCGAGGCCACCACGCGCGACATCAACAAAGCGCAGATCTATGCCTGGAAGAAGGGCATCAAGACGATCTACTACATCCGCCTGCGCCAGACCGCGCTGGAAGGGACCGAAGTGCAGGGCTGCGTTTCCTGCACCCTGTGA
- the nrdI gene encoding class Ib ribonucleoside-diphosphate reductase assembly flavoprotein NrdI: MPGLVFFSSASGNTLRFVTRLEEVSAGRYGAALRIPISPQDPMPDPGGDFVLICPTFADGEGRGAVPKQVIRFLNDPERRAGLRGVIAGGNRNFGQTYALAGRVIAAKCNVPVLYSFELAGTETDIARVRRGLDLFWGMECSTMA; encoded by the coding sequence GTGCCCGGGCTCGTCTTTTTCTCTTCTGCCTCGGGCAATACCCTGCGTTTCGTCACGCGCCTGGAAGAAGTCAGCGCTGGCCGCTATGGCGCGGCGCTGCGTATCCCAATATCCCCGCAGGATCCTATGCCGGATCCGGGCGGGGATTTCGTTCTGATCTGCCCGACATTCGCCGATGGCGAGGGGCGTGGCGCGGTCCCGAAACAGGTGATCCGCTTTCTGAATGACCCTGAGCGGCGCGCCGGTCTGCGCGGAGTGATCGCCGGGGGCAACCGAAATTTCGGACAGACCTATGCCCTTGCGGGCCGGGTTATAGCTGCCAAATGCAATGTGCCGGTTCTCTACAGCTTCGAGCTGGCCGGCACGGAAACCGACATCGCCCGCGTCCGGCGCGGGCTTGATCTATTCTGGGGGATGGAATGCTCGACAATGGCGTGA
- a CDS encoding thiazole synthase: MPVFYGTAVESALMLGTAQYPSPKILEDAFRSSEAGIATVSLRREQRDGGDFRALVADLGAKILPNTAGCHTVKEAVTTAHMARELFATDWIKLEVIGHTDTLQPDVFGLAEAARILIADGFKVFPYTTEDIGVCARLVEAGCEVLMPWGAPIGSGRGLMNEYGLRVLRAEFPDQVLVVDAGIGLPSHAARAMELGFDAVLLNTAVAKAGDPARMAGAMAGAIRAGRAAYLAQPMEPRDMAAPSTPVVGRAFLA, translated from the coding sequence ATGCCGGTATTCTACGGAACTGCTGTTGAAAGCGCGCTGATGCTGGGCACGGCACAATATCCCTCGCCGAAGATCCTGGAAGACGCGTTTCGCAGCTCTGAGGCCGGGATCGCCACCGTCTCATTGCGCCGCGAACAGCGAGATGGCGGTGACTTCCGCGCGCTTGTGGCAGATCTGGGCGCGAAGATCCTGCCCAATACCGCTGGCTGCCATACGGTGAAAGAGGCCGTGACCACGGCCCACATGGCGCGCGAGCTGTTCGCGACAGACTGGATCAAGCTTGAGGTGATCGGCCATACCGATACGCTGCAACCCGATGTCTTCGGACTGGCAGAGGCCGCCCGCATCCTGATTGCCGACGGGTTCAAGGTCTTTCCCTATACGACCGAGGATATTGGCGTCTGTGCGCGGCTGGTCGAGGCCGGTTGTGAGGTGCTGATGCCCTGGGGCGCGCCGATTGGCTCGGGGCGGGGGCTGATGAACGAATATGGGCTGCGCGTGCTGCGGGCAGAGTTTCCCGATCAGGTTCTGGTGGTCGATGCCGGGATCGGGCTGCCTTCCCATGCGGCGCGGGCGATGGAGCTGGGCTTTGATGCTGTGCTTCTGAATACGGCGGTGGCCAAGGCCGGTGATCCGGCGCGGATGGCCGGGGCCATGGCCGGGGCGATCCGGGCGGGCAGGGCGGCCTATCTCGCGCAGCCGATGGAACCGCGCGATATGGCCGCGCCCTCGACACCCGTGGTGGGGAGGGCGTTTCTCGCATGA
- the thiD gene encoding bifunctional hydroxymethylpyrimidine kinase/phosphomethylpyrimidine kinase, producing the protein MTAIALTIAGSDSGGGAGIQADLKSFAAMRVYGASVITAITAQNTRSVTAVMALPVQMVRAQLDAVFDDLAVGAVKIGMLGDPELVSTVAAALKGRNLALVVDPVMVAKSGDRLLAAEAVAALREELLPLATVLTPNLPEAADLLGESQASSHGVQEIQGRALLSLGPAWVLMKGGHAGGAECRDLLIGPEPHVFTAERQQTKNTHGTGCSYAAAIAAGLAQGMTIPDAVARAHRWLQGAIRAADALQVGSGHGPVHHFHALWPQS; encoded by the coding sequence ATGACGGCGATAGCTTTGACCATAGCGGGGTCTGATTCCGGCGGCGGCGCAGGGATCCAGGCCGATCTCAAAAGTTTCGCGGCGATGCGCGTTTACGGGGCCAGCGTGATCACCGCGATCACGGCGCAGAACACCCGCTCGGTGACAGCGGTGATGGCCCTGCCGGTGCAGATGGTCCGGGCGCAGCTTGATGCGGTGTTCGATGATCTTGCCGTGGGCGCGGTGAAGATCGGGATGCTGGGCGATCCGGAACTGGTCTCGACCGTAGCGGCGGCGCTGAAGGGGCGTAATCTGGCCCTGGTGGTTGATCCGGTGATGGTGGCGAAATCCGGCGACCGGCTGCTCGCGGCCGAGGCAGTCGCGGCGCTACGCGAGGAGCTTTTGCCGCTTGCGACGGTTTTGACCCCGAACCTGCCCGAAGCGGCCGATCTTCTGGGCGAAAGCCAGGCCAGCAGCCATGGGGTGCAGGAAATACAGGGGCGCGCGCTCCTGTCGCTTGGGCCGGCCTGGGTGTTGATGAAAGGCGGTCATGCCGGGGGGGCAGAATGCCGCGACCTGCTGATCGGCCCTGAACCCCATGTTTTCACGGCAGAACGCCAGCAGACCAAAAATACCCATGGCACCGGGTGCAGCTATGCCGCAGCGATTGCGGCAGGGCTGGCGCAGGGGATGACAATCCCCGATGCGGTGGCGCGGGCGCATCGCTGGCTCCAGGGGGCGATCCGGGCAGCGGATGCGCTGCAGGTCGGATCCGGCCATGGGCCGGTGCATCATTTCCACGCGCTCTGGCCGCAATCATGA
- a CDS encoding PaaI family thioesterase, producing MTKPILMDRAALNDFVTRDFGQVAADFTVDAVTDQGIRLRLQVAERHLRPGGTVSGPTMFALADVAVYLAILSRIGPVALAVTTGCSIDFMRKPAAGRGLYCDVRLLKLGRVLAVADALIFSDGVEDPVARANMTYSIPPAPAA from the coding sequence ATGACAAAACCGATCCTGATGGACAGAGCCGCGCTGAACGACTTTGTCACCCGCGATTTCGGCCAGGTGGCGGCGGATTTCACCGTCGATGCGGTGACAGATCAGGGCATAAGGCTGCGGCTGCAAGTGGCCGAACGCCATCTGCGCCCGGGCGGCACCGTATCCGGCCCCACGATGTTCGCCCTTGCCGATGTGGCAGTCTACCTTGCCATCCTGTCGAGGATCGGGCCGGTGGCGCTTGCGGTCACCACGGGATGTTCCATCGATTTCATGCGCAAGCCAGCCGCCGGGCGCGGGCTTTACTGCGATGTGCGGCTTTTGAAACTTGGCCGTGTGCTGGCGGTGGCCGATGCGCTGATCTTCTCGGACGGGGTCGAGGATCCGGTGGCTCGGGCGAATATGACCTATTCCATCCCGCCTGCCCCGGCTGCCTGA
- a CDS encoding FAD-dependent oxidoreductase, with translation MSSVHILGAGVMGLVMASELTARGHEVTISDPAGGPGPQACSWWAGGMLAPYCEAESAEEPVERLGAGAAAWWQSHTGLVTGAGTLVLADPRDRGDLARFARLTKGHQTIGGDEIAQLEPDLEGRFREGLCFRTEAHLAPRAALGELARRLAARGIVVTPEPSEAPLTIDCRGLAARDSLSDLRGVRGEMLLIRCEGVSLSRPVRLLHPRIPLYIVPRGDGHFMLGATMIESGWRGQVTLRSMMELMAAAWTIHPGFGEAELVATGADARPAFPDNLPRIRRRGDVIFANGLYRHGFLLSPACARMVAEHLETGAQPEFMDEVRT, from the coding sequence ATGAGCAGCGTCCATATTCTCGGGGCCGGTGTCATGGGCCTTGTGATGGCCAGTGAACTTACGGCGCGCGGCCATGAGGTCACGATCTCGGACCCTGCCGGAGGCCCCGGGCCGCAGGCCTGTTCCTGGTGGGCCGGCGGTATGCTGGCGCCATATTGCGAGGCGGAATCGGCAGAGGAACCGGTCGAACGGCTGGGGGCCGGCGCGGCCGCCTGGTGGCAATCCCATACCGGGCTGGTCACCGGGGCCGGGACGCTGGTTCTGGCCGATCCGCGTGACCGGGGCGATCTGGCGCGCTTTGCGCGGCTGACCAAAGGACATCAGACCATTGGCGGTGATGAGATCGCACAGCTTGAACCCGATCTGGAAGGCCGATTCCGCGAGGGGCTCTGCTTCAGAACCGAAGCACATCTGGCCCCGCGCGCGGCGCTTGGCGAACTGGCCCGCCGTCTCGCGGCCCGGGGGATCGTGGTGACGCCCGAGCCGTCAGAGGCGCCGCTGACCATCGACTGCCGGGGGCTCGCGGCGCGCGACAGTCTCAGTGACCTGCGTGGTGTGCGCGGTGAGATGCTGTTGATCCGCTGCGAGGGCGTGAGCCTTTCGCGCCCGGTCCGCCTCCTGCATCCCCGCATCCCGCTTTACATCGTGCCGCGCGGCGACGGGCATTTCATGCTGGGCGCCACGATGATCGAAAGCGGCTGGCGTGGCCAGGTGACGCTGCGGTCGATGATGGAGCTGATGGCGGCGGCCTGGACGATCCATCCCGGTTTTGGCGAGGCCGAGCTGGTCGCGACCGGGGCCGATGCGCGCCCCGCTTTCCCCGACAATCTGCCCCGGATCCGGCGGCGGGGCGATGTAATCTTTGCCAATGGTCTCTACCGCCACGGATTCCTCCTCTCGCCCGCCTGCGCGCGGATGGTGGCGGAACATCTCGAGACCGGCGCACAGCCCGAGTTCATGGATGAGGTGAGGACATGA
- the nrdH gene encoding glutaredoxin-like protein NrdH, which yields MTITVYSKPACVQCTATTRALDAKGLSYSIIDLTEDADAMNRVVALGYRQAPVVIAGDAHWAGFRPDMIGRLAS from the coding sequence ATGACCATCACCGTTTACTCCAAACCCGCATGCGTTCAGTGCACCGCAACCACCCGTGCGCTCGACGCCAAAGGCTTGTCCTATTCCATCATCGATCTGACCGAAGATGCCGATGCGATGAATCGCGTCGTGGCACTCGGCTATCGCCAGGCCCCCGTCGTCATCGCCGGTGACGCCCATTGGGCTGGCTTTCGTCCCGATATGATCGGCCGCCTCGCCAGCTGA
- the nrdF gene encoding class 1b ribonucleoside-diphosphate reductase subunit beta, protein MKGSSPMKDHVMPKTVLKAINWNRLQDEKDLEVWNRLTVNFWLPEKVPLSNDVQSWSTLRPEERELTIRVFTGLTLLDTVQSSVGAISLMPDVVTQHEEACLTNIAFMESVHARSYSSIFSTLCSTKEIDDAFRWSEENPHLQAKARIVLEKYKAGEDPLKRKIASVFLESFLFYSGFYLPMYWSSRAKLTNTADLIRLIIRDEAVHGYYIGYKYQRGLEKLTEAKREELKDFAFALMFDLYEIEQRYTEELYDGIGLTEDVKAFLHYNANKALQNLGYEALFPPSVCEVNPAILAALSPDSENHDFFSGSGSSYVIGKAVATEDEDWDF, encoded by the coding sequence ATGAAAGGTTCTTCCCCGATGAAGGATCATGTGATGCCGAAAACGGTATTGAAAGCGATCAACTGGAACCGGCTGCAGGATGAAAAGGACCTCGAGGTCTGGAACCGGCTGACGGTGAATTTCTGGCTGCCCGAGAAAGTGCCGCTGTCGAATGATGTGCAGTCCTGGTCGACGCTGAGGCCCGAAGAGCGGGAGCTGACGATCCGGGTTTTCACCGGGCTGACGCTGCTGGATACGGTGCAGTCGTCGGTTGGGGCGATCTCGCTGATGCCCGATGTGGTGACGCAGCATGAAGAGGCCTGCCTGACGAATATCGCTTTTATGGAATCGGTCCATGCGCGGTCCTATTCCTCGATCTTTTCGACCTTGTGCTCGACCAAAGAGATTGACGATGCCTTCCGCTGGTCGGAAGAGAACCCGCATCTTCAGGCCAAGGCCCGGATCGTGCTGGAGAAATACAAGGCCGGGGAAGATCCGCTGAAGCGTAAGATCGCGAGCGTTTTCCTCGAGAGCTTCCTGTTCTATTCCGGCTTTTACCTGCCGATGTACTGGTCGAGCCGCGCGAAGCTGACAAATACCGCCGACCTGATCCGCCTGATCATCCGCGACGAGGCGGTGCATGGCTATTATATCGGCTACAAATACCAGCGCGGCCTGGAGAAGCTGACCGAAGCCAAGCGCGAAGAGCTGAAGGATTTCGCCTTTGCCCTGATGTTTGACCTTTACGAGATCGAGCAGCGTTATACCGAAGAGCTTTATGACGGCATCGGTCTGACCGAGGATGTGAAGGCCTTCCTGCATTACAACGCCAACAAGGCGCTGCAGAACCTTGGCTATGAGGCCTTGTTCCCGCCCTCGGTCTGCGAGGTCAATCCGGCGATTCTCGCGGCGCTGTCGCCTGACAGTGAAAACCATGACTTCTTCTCGGGCTCTGGTTCGAGCTATGTGATCGGCAAGGCGGTTGCCACTGAAGACGAAGACTGGGACTTCTGA
- the thiS gene encoding sulfur carrier protein ThiS, giving the protein MRVFVNGEARLTGARTLAALLEEQGFGVAVATAVNEVFIAKVARLETEIQEGDRVEVLAAMQGG; this is encoded by the coding sequence ATGAGAGTTTTCGTGAATGGAGAGGCAAGGCTGACCGGGGCGCGCACCCTGGCGGCTTTGCTTGAGGAACAGGGCTTTGGCGTAGCCGTGGCGACTGCGGTGAATGAGGTCTTCATCGCCAAAGTCGCGCGGCTGGAAACAGAAATACAAGAGGGCGACCGTGTCGAAGTGCTCGCCGCCATGCAGGGGGGCTGA
- a CDS encoding thiamine phosphate synthase: MTLPRFYPIFDSAAWVARMLPLGVRLVQLRVKDRSADETRSEIREALDLCRAHDAILVVNDHWQLAIEEGCDWIHLGQEDLDAADLVAIRRAGLRLGISTHDEEELARALALGPDYIALGPVWPTILKQMKWHQQGVEKLADWKARIGDIPLVAIGGLTPARAAEAFAAGADLVSVVTDITLNPDPEAQVRHWLGVTG; the protein is encoded by the coding sequence ATGACCCTGCCGCGTTTCTATCCGATTTTCGATTCTGCTGCCTGGGTGGCGCGGATGCTGCCGCTTGGGGTCCGCCTGGTGCAGCTGCGTGTCAAGGATCGCAGCGCTGACGAGACGCGCAGTGAGATCCGCGAGGCGCTGGACCTGTGCCGCGCGCATGATGCCATCCTTGTGGTCAATGATCACTGGCAGCTTGCAATTGAAGAAGGCTGTGACTGGATCCATCTCGGACAGGAGGATCTTGATGCCGCCGATCTGGTAGCGATCCGGCGGGCCGGGCTGCGGCTCGGTATATCGACCCATGACGAAGAAGAACTGGCGCGCGCGCTGGCGCTGGGCCCGGATTACATCGCCCTGGGGCCGGTCTGGCCGACGATCCTGAAACAGATGAAATGGCATCAGCAGGGGGTGGAAAAGCTTGCCGACTGGAAGGCCCGGATCGGGGATATCCCGCTGGTGGCGATCGGCGGTCTGACCCCCGCGCGCGCGGCAGAGGCCTTTGCCGCCGGGGCGGATCTGGTTTCAGTGGTGACCGATATCACACTGAACCCCGACCCCGAGGCACAGGTGCGGCACTGGCTCGGGGTGACGGGATGA
- a CDS encoding SRPBCC family protein — protein sequence MLSQSETLSRLLARQSGYALERDLYCDPGVLEADLQHLWYREWLFAIPGCELEKPGAFATLQVGAYPVVIIKGKDNRIRAFHNVCRHRGQRLCAKTNGSTTNLVCPYHQWTYDLEGKLIFARDMGEDFDPSKFGLKKVHCVDLGGMVFICLADVPPSISDLAPKLMSYLAPSGLADAKVAFSSTIVENGNWKLVIENNRECYHCGGAHPSLCRTYSDNPRMTAMEGPDSASPDIIEHWKRCEAAGLPSRFTNHPQMQWRLARIPLLNGAESYTMSTKAAVAKRMGTMPFNDAGSLLFFHYPNSWNHFLGDHAIVFRILPISPTETQVTTNWLVHKDAVEGVDYDLETLTRVWLNTNDEDRQVVEENQKGILSPAYEPGPYSPIQEEGVMQFVDWYAGIMTQRLGPVSGTGPALAAE from the coding sequence ATGCTGAGCCAGTCCGAGACCCTTTCCCGCCTTCTGGCACGCCAGAGCGGCTATGCCTTAGAGCGCGATTTATATTGCGATCCCGGGGTGTTGGAGGCTGATCTTCAACATCTGTGGTATCGCGAATGGCTCTTTGCCATTCCGGGCTGCGAGCTGGAGAAACCCGGCGCCTTTGCCACGCTTCAGGTCGGCGCCTATCCGGTGGTGATCATCAAAGGCAAAGACAATCGCATCCGCGCTTTCCACAATGTCTGCCGCCATCGCGGTCAGCGGCTTTGCGCGAAGACCAATGGCTCGACGACGAACCTTGTCTGCCCCTATCACCAATGGACCTATGACCTCGAAGGCAAGCTCATTTTCGCCCGCGATATGGGCGAGGATTTCGACCCTTCGAAATTCGGGCTGAAGAAGGTGCACTGTGTCGATCTTGGCGGCATGGTCTTCATCTGTCTCGCCGATGTGCCCCCTTCCATTTCCGACCTCGCGCCGAAGCTGATGTCGTATCTGGCCCCCTCGGGGCTCGCGGATGCAAAGGTCGCTTTCAGCTCTACCATCGTCGAAAACGGCAACTGGAAGCTGGTGATCGAGAACAACCGCGAATGCTATCATTGCGGCGGCGCGCACCCGTCTTTGTGCCGGACCTATTCCGACAACCCGCGCATGACGGCAATGGAGGGACCCGATTCGGCCTCGCCCGACATCATCGAACACTGGAAACGCTGCGAGGCGGCCGGCCTGCCCTCGCGCTTCACCAACCATCCGCAGATGCAATGGCGGCTCGCCCGCATCCCGCTGCTCAACGGCGCCGAAAGCTATACGATGTCGACAAAGGCGGCGGTGGCGAAACGCATGGGCACCATGCCCTTCAACGATGCCGGCAGCCTTCTGTTCTTCCACTACCCGAACAGCTGGAACCATTTCCTTGGCGATCACGCCATCGTCTTCCGCATCCTGCCGATCAGCCCGACCGAGACGCAAGTGACCACCAACTGGCTGGTCCATAAGGATGCGGTCGAGGGCGTCGATTATGATCTCGAAACCCTGACCCGTGTCTGGCTCAACACCAATGACGAAGACCGCCAGGTGGTCGAAGAAAACCAGAAGGGCATTCTCTCGCCCGCCTATGAACCAGGGCCCTATTCCCCGATCCAGGAAGAAGGGGTGATGCAGTTCGTGGACTGGTATGCGGGCATCATGACGCAACGCCTTGGCCCTGTTTCCGGCACAGGCCCGGCACTGGCGGCGGAATAA